In the genome of Eriocheir sinensis breed Jianghai 21 unplaced genomic scaffold, ASM2467909v1 Scaffold752, whole genome shotgun sequence, the window GGGTTCATTCATCTCCtgagagtgagtgcgtgagtggagTAAGTACATGAGtgagtggggggagagagagagagagaaacatttgaaacatttatttatagctattagttatacaaaattatatatgctatatgcatatatatatggacagagctttaagctgtacaactaaagctagcctgtctaaagcatagctttttaggcaagaaatatataatttatttgaaaattagtggctgtgacaacattaataataattgtAGTTAAGATGAAATGATTATGATAACTTTACATAATGTTAAAGTAATAGAATCATATATTGAGCatgtgagataacacaatagaataaacgcatacatacatacatgcatacacacacacagacctatatatactcatacacacacacacacacatgcatacacacaagcttacacatatacatatgcgcacacatacacatgcgcacatacacacgcatacacccaTTCATATACATAAGTAAATTGCACATATGTTGCATTAATTCATTAACATAATATTTTAAAGTACATACACATATGCACATTTATAAGGAAAAAGTGAATTAGTTAATAGGTCATTATAATATTAGTTTTTGATCGGCTTTTGAATGTGTTGAGGGAAGGAGCTTCTTGAATTTGTGTGGGGATAGAATTCCAAATTACAGGACCCAAATAAGTAGTTGAATGTTGGAGTTTTGAAAGACGATGAATAGGAAAGATCAGATTGTAGCGGTGACGGGTACTATAATCATGAGATGGGAGGAGGTCAcgcatttcattcttatttttgtacatgagtgtagctatttccagtttagtTATATCATCCAGTTTTAAAATTTTGGTTTCCTTGAAGAGTGGACTAGTGTGTGCTTAATAGTTGCTGTTAGTAATAATTCTTACAATTTTTTGGAGCTGCAATCTTAGGGGGGTTAAATAGGTGGTGTATGTTGTACACCAAATGGGGTTGCAGTAGGTAATTAGTGAATAAATGTGTGCACAGTATATTGACTTTAATACATTTTGAGGCATGAGATCCTTTATTTGATAAAGTAAAGCAATGTGTCTTGATATTTTCAGTGTAAGGTTATGTATGTGATATTTAAATGATAATGAATCATCATAATCTACACCAAGAAATCTCACTCTATCCATTTTAGAAATtatttcattattgatttttaaATTAATCAAGTTAGACGCTTTTTTAGTAGTGAACAGCATAAAGCAagttttctttgtattaattgtaAGTCTGTTACATAGACACCATTGGTATAGTTTTTTGAGTTCATGATTTGCATTTAGTACAAGTTGATCTTGGTTCGGACCTGTTAAGTAGAGTGTCGTGTCATCGGCAAACAATATACTTTTAGCTTTAAAGAAAAGATTTGATATATCATTGATGTATATTAGAAACAAAATTGGGCCTAGAACGCTTCCTTGAGGTACACCAAGTTTTACAGTGGTAGTACTGTAGATGATTTCTCGCCGCTAAATACAGTACATTGATGTCTATGTTAGGTAATCCTTGAACCAAGAGAGTATTGGGCCTCTGATCCCATAGTGGTACATTTTGTTAATAAGAATGTTATGGTGTACTGTATCAAAGGCTTTAGCAAAATCTATAAATATGGATAAGACACGGAGTTTTTTGTCAATTGCAGAAAGTACATCATTAGAAAATACATTTAAGGCTGTAAAAGTGCTGCAGTTCCACCTAAAACCATACTGAGAAGGGTTTAATATATTCTTAGTTTCAAGATAGTCAAGTAAATAAACCTTCATTaaagtttcaaatattttagagaaaattgtaagttgagatattggtctataatttttAGGGTCATCATCGGGACCAGACTTGTGGATAGGTGTAATTTTTGCAGTCTTCAACAGAGATGGAAAAGTTCCAGTTGTAACAGATCGATTAAAAAGTATAGCCAAAGGGATTGAAATGAAATGAGAGTTTCTTTTAATATAAGAGGGTGATATATCATTAATGCctgattttttattgtttaatgaCTTAATTACTGTAGCCAAATCAAAGGTGGTAACAATAGGGCACATCATAGAATTTGGAAAGTTACCTTTAAGATAGTCTTTCGAGTATCTATTGAAGTCTTCCGATATATCTGACTGATCACTTAATACTGAATTATTATACTGCAATGACTTGATATTGTTTGCTTTGTATGTATTACCTTTTAATTCATTGACTGTTTGACAAATCTTTTGGTATTTCTGCAAAAATTTGTAAATATTTGGAAATAATAGTTCATTTTGGCAACCCTAATATTCTGAGTAAGGTAATTTCTATATTGTTTAAAGGTCTCATAAGAAACTGTTCCAAGTTTATACATTTTAAACAAGTTACATTTATGTTTGATAGATTTAAGTATTCTGCCTGTAAGCCAAGCATTATGAAGTCTTTTTGTAGttacatattttgttttaatgGGGAAACTTTTATTGTAACATTCATAAACTCTTTCatagaaaagattaaaattaTCATTTGAATTTTCTAGATTTAGTAGTTCCTCCTGGTTTATTTCATGTAGCTCACTGGTAAATAGATTATGATTATTGGTGTTGAAGACAGTGATcaaagtccctctctctctccctcaccttccacggcagcagggtgaggaggaggaggaggaggaggagctcagtgAGTATGGCCCACCAGGGAACACTTGGGGCTGTGGCCAGGGGTGGCCACATCCCTGCTGTGGACCTGTGGAGGGTTACAACAGGTCAGGAAGGGTCAATGTGtgtatgtttacctgtgtttgtatATGGGAAAGGGTTACAATCCTCTACAATACATCtttaggggtgagaaacttgccatatgaggacagACCTAAACAtttaaacctgcattctctagaaaagcgaagggtgtgaggagacttgaCGGAGGTTTACAAatgtatgaagggctttaattaaTAAGGGGTGTTAATAAGACTTTGGTGGTGTGAgggccgggtaggacacgtagcaatgggttcaaGTAAGATAAATTCAGGACACAGGAAAGAAATGATTTActgacagagtggtggatgagtggaacacacctggcagtcatgtggtgggtgccaacacaagatacattcaagaagaggttagatgagttcatggatagtgaggagctgccttgtattggcctatcagcctcttgcagactccttattatCTTGTGTTACGTTATATCTCAAATGCATGAGTAGACTAATGGatgcctcctcctcatcatatGCTAGCCTACTCTTATGGcttgaaataacacaaataatgaaTGCCTGACTCAGCGATGGGTTAGCTCAGGCAGGGGTTATGTCCCTCACTGACAGACGGACTGACTAACCGGGACTTCCTTGGGGTCACTGTCGTGCGGTAGAGCGGTGACTCACTGGACCACACGACTGGAGACAATGACGTCCTGATGGGGCACTGGCGGGGCGACGCGGGGCAGCAGAGGACACGGCACAACAGGGCAGGGATGACAGGGAGGATTGAGTTTAGTTATGCACACGGCAGAGGTCAGAGTAAGTGTTCATTGATCCGTTTAATTTGTCAAGCGTAAGATTACCAAAGCCTTTCCTTGGGCATGAAAACAGTATTGCCAGCTCTCCCTCACGAAGAAATGCCAGCTATTACCAGCTCAAAAAACAATGTCAGCTTTTAAACTGTTTTCTGCCTCCCTTACATTCCATAGAGttcatttccatcactttttGGGGTCTGTTTGCTATTACTGACAGGGATaatcagtgtgttgggtgtggccaTTGACCCACAGCAGAGGTTCATGGGAAGCGTGTAGGGAACAGTGCCTGGCTGACTGACATTGCTGGGACTGATCTCAAGGCCTGGGTCAATATCCTCAGAGAGTTCAGGCCTCACACACCAACAATGGATAAGACTCtctgggtacttccatgggtagtggtACGAGGCTAATTataatttgacagggctttggtagaggttgtattagtagtaatatttccatgggcagttttatgagccaagtgatagcatgacaaggctttggtagaggttgtgttagtagtatttccatgggcagtgttatgagccaagtgatagcatgacacggctttggtagaggttgtgttagtagtatttccatgggcagtgttatgagccaagtgatagcatgacacggctttggtagaggttgtgttagtagtatttccatgggcagtttgaagagcaaagtgatagtttgacaaggctttggtagaggttgtgttagtagtatttccatgggcagtttgaagagcaaagAGATAGTTTGACACAGCTTTGGTAGACTCAAGGATAATTTCCGGTAAACAAGAGAAACTGTTATGTAATGTATCAGtctttttaaaatgcataatgaaaATAGTTACAAATCACCAAGGATGAAGTATAAAATCACTGTTGAACAACTCAGCTGAGCATGTCGGGGATGTGTCTGGAACAAGAGGTTCACAACACACTGCTTGAAACTTGCTTTCCAGAGGAATGTTAAGGATCACTGGATCTCAGAGTGGCATTCAACAGTAAATCATCATGCAGTACTTATGTGACTTATAAGGACAGTTTCTCTTTTCAAAGCTACTTAATAAGGTTACCAAAGCTGTACAGAATAAGTCTTTGTAAATTTAGAACTAATAACCACAGATTACCCATTGTTGTAAGAGGCAGGTTTACCAGAACCCCCAGAGAGGAGTTTTGTGGCAAATGTggcaacaatagtctaggattacccatagtaagtaacaatagtctaggattacccatagtaagtaacaatagtctaggattacccatagtaagtaacaatagtctaggattacccatagtaagtaacaatagtctaggattacccatagtaagtaacaatagtctaggattacccatagtaagtaacaatagtctaggattacccatagtaagtaacaatagtctggGTAGTGATGCCGGGGTGCAGAGATATAACCAACACCATACCTCTTCTTTGGCTCTGAAAGGATATGATGACCTGACTTGGCAACAGAAAATGGGAGTAAAAACATGAGTAGGAGATTGCGAGCTAAGATAGTGGTGCTGATGAGGCCGAATTAATACCAAGAACTCAATTTCTTTTTTACCTCTGAAATGACATATACGTACCGGGTCAACAGTTAGTGATCCCAGTGGCATGGCGGAGTGTCTTGCAAACACTTTTAGCCATATAACACAGCCTCGCCCCCAAcccttcctgcagctcaccagatGTCTAATActcagttttcttttattctgccaTCTCTGGAAAGAGTTAAGTTGGCTATTGACAATTTGGATAATAACACTAGTATGGGTCCTGATGGCATTCATCCTCTGGTTCTGAAATCTTGTCAATATCATCTGGCTTACCCTTTACACCTTATTTTTACAAAATTATTAAATACTGGACAAGTGCCCTCAGCATGGAAAAGTTCTAACATAGTCCCTATATTTAGGAAAGGTTTGCACTCGGACCCTTTGAATTACCGTCCTGTGAGTCTAACATCTATATGCTGCAAGATGCTTGAAAGAATTATTGTGGAACAACTTAATCTTTACTTGgataataatttaattttgtctgATGCCCAGTTTGGCTTCAGAGCAGGAAGGAGTGTCAAGGATCAGTTACTCTTGACTTATGATGAAATTAGTCAAAAGTGTTGATGCAGGAGGTACAGTTGACCTAATCTTACTTGATTTCTCAAAAGCTTTCGACACAGTTTGCCATTCCATTTTGATCACAAAGCTACATCACTTGGGTATTTCTAGTAACATATTGTCTTGGATTCATAACTTTCTTACCGGCAGGAAAATGTCAGTTGTTGTTGACGGTTAGTACCTGCAAAAGTGTGTTAAGTGGTGTTCTGCAAGGTTCAGTCCTgggtctcgttctttttcttatttacattaaCCACCTGGCGTCATCACTTAGCTGCCAATATAAGATCTTTGCTGATGacttgaaaatttatatgaaggttCAGAGTAATAATATTTCCTCCACAATCAACAGTATAGCTACTTTCCAGCAAGATATTGATGTACTGAATGGAATAGCAAAATCATGGGGTCTTAACCTCCACCCAGACAAATGTGTGGCTTTGAGATTTGGCAGAGATCTCCCTCCTGCTGGCCTTTTCGACCAGTACTTCACTAGTGATATTCCTATCCCATTTACCACTCTGAGCAGAGATTTAGGGGTAATGTTTGATACTAAACTGAAATTTCATGACCATATTCGTTCTGTGGCTTCCAGTTTACTGAGATCAACACTGCGtcgtagaggcttgatccttgtttaCCTTTGGTACAGGTGTACACTGCTACCTTActgtacccacacctcactcatcagtcGTCTTCTCCAACGAATCCTTTGATAGCCATTCTGAATTTTGCTTTGACTCTCATTCGACCggcttagtcgccgcactacactaccacctgtcatcctcgtccatgtagttatccagtctactcttaaaacaggCTATCGTcactgcactcactatgtgattgctgagtctattccactcccccaccactctattactaaaccaatgcttgcctatttccctcctaaatctatactttacttatttaaatccattactgcatgttctatcctgctggctaattctcagtactttacttatatcgcctttgttgtaacccttgacccatttgaatacttttatcagatctccctgcactCTCTTGAGACATGTCACCTTATACATGACCTtgttctctcactttcctccattccatctAAAAGTAAAACTCTCGAAGTGCACTccacactctctctttccctctcctccattccatctaCAGATAAAACTCTAGAAGTgcacccacccactctctctctctctctctctctcctcctccacgaaGGTCTGTGTACACTTGAGGGCCTGGCAGGCAgagtggggctgagggtgtcacaGGCTGACCTGAGGGTGTGGAGCCTGGCTGGGGCTGGTGTGGGGCCCTGAGTGGAGTCGTGGCAGGAAGTGTTCTGCTGTGTGGGGCGCCGCGCCCTGGCCAGGGTGGGGATGAGGGTGTCACAGACCACGCGGCCAGCCACacaccacttcttcttcttcttcgtgggtgttttatggggctagttaggctgtgggcccacagcctccagagccccgtcagtggtagttgttatcaggagtcGTTGGTTGTGTTGGCCGTCCTGTCACCTGGGCgggagttagatcctgtcgagttgccccgacttctgcaggaaggttttcgtgcacttgagggcgtggaaggcagtgttggggctgagggcgtcgctgcccagcaggtcctctagggttggcctgtgaataCGGAGACTGGTTAAAGCCACACACcactctgtttgtttacatgtaggGCGGCAtagtcctgatgatgatgatgatgatgttgttgttcttgcctttgtctttgcAACGGCGCCTCCTGAACGATgtttagaaaagagagagagagagagatatttacatagatttacatagaaaatcagaccacacagaccccatggttcagactaggtggtctgtccacctaagtgaatctacactaatcagatggctccaaaacgttgcttttctactctagttaatattaagttcaaggaagtgacggtcgagcttgtctttaaaggagtcaatcgtgttacactggaccactgatggtgggagcttattccattctcgcactacaacgttggtgaagaaaaatttggtgcagtctgaatttacttgtctacatttgagttttgtgccattgctcctcgttcgcaaagtgtcatcgatcataaacaatgttgatctgtccacattcgtgaaaccattaagtattttaaaacattcgatcagttttcctcagaggcgacgtttctcaagagagaacatgttaagggtggaaaataaacctttcttcgtaggatttgttgcgcaaggaagggatcatttttgttgcttgacgctgaacaccttctagttcagcaatgtcctttgcatggtggggagaccaaaactgtaccgcatattccaagtggggtctgactaaactattgtagagcggaagtattacacctttattcttgaataaaaagtttcttttaatgaagcccaacattctgttcgctttatttgctgcatcgatgcattgctgtgagaatttgaggtttgacgcgattttaatccccaggtccttaacgcattgaacgcttgtgagtttaacgccgcgtatttcgtaatcgaacttcttattttttgttccaacttgaaggacctggcacttgtctacgttaaagggcatctcccatctatccgaccaagctgaaatttttgtgcaaatcctcttggaggctttgtctgtcttcgtcagtgagaatcgagttaccaatctttgtgtcgtctgcaaatttactaatgcgattattgagtccaacatccacgtcgttgatgtaaataatgaagagcactgggctaagaaccgagccctgagggacgccactagtgaccggcgcccactctgagttaaatccgtcaataacaactctttgttgtctgttgctcaaccaattcgcgatccattggtttacttgaccgtcaatgcctatttgctttaatttataaagtaatttatgatgtgggactttatcaaacgctttctggaaatcaagatagactacgtccactgatttggttacgtcataaattgagaagagatcgttataaaaggtcagtaggtttgacaggcaggatcttttgttacggaagccatgttgtgaatccccaattaatgagtggctttcgaggtaactcacaattttgtctctaattatgctctcgagtagcttacctacaattgaagttggactaatgggtcggtagttacctggtatttttttgtctcctttcttaaaaatcggtgtcacgttagcctttttccaatccgaagggacgatgccttgtcgcaaggacatattgaatacggtagtgaggtacgagagtatttcgctctttgtttctttaagcagtataggatatactttgtcgggtccgggacttttatttgttttaagtgaatggagagctttaaggacttcatcggttgttatttcaaaattaggcagtgcatgctcgagatttacaatagtactggtgttgttggtagcgagaagaagactgttagtattaaacaccgaggaaaagtaattgtttaaaaggtttgcaatgtgttggctgtcagagagagagagagagagagagagagagagagagagagagagagtaaaaaagggggataaagaaagagaataagtaaGACATTAGAGAACATAtcaaagaggaggtaaaggagggtgttatgtggtgatgaggataggagaaagaggaaggggagaggggatcgaggagagtaataaagagattgattgatagtttattgttgcaagtaaacaacaatggagaagggaggaggatagctgggcacgataacagaaaaccttattccggataaccgataactgataatggaaaaccttatcggtgataaccgatattcgttaactggagacacaaatataggcgataaccgataaccaataccgatataaatccacaattccgataataGCTAGCGTTAAGTCcgacaggcggtggctgaactggtagcgtgctgggcccacattcaccgcgtgatggacgacgcgggttcgactccccacgctaccacctcggatttttcaatcaccgccgagtggctcaaaactacccacatgctgtcctgaagaccacccatcaacaaggactctagaggaagccgtccaagcgaatcaagaacgagttccgggggggcagcatgagccaatgcaagatggcgccattataaacactcgcctgcgccagaacgggctgggccgaccatcaggccccaccgggaagaagccttgggccgaccatcaggccccaccgggaagaagcctaccagtgtaataggccgcgacgtaaaaaaaaaaataaaaaaaaggcgaaaacgatactatattgatatttcaaataaaaaaaacatagatgaattcaaattttcattatctgtattttagaaaacttacaaaacctgaaaaccacaagttgacacgtacctatggacggtaatactagaaacacctGAACCGGTGTTATGTTATTTGGCAGcctcaccgtcaaaagctggcgattTTGTTACAGAGCTCCGAGGTAGGTGTGAAATCAATGAAGTTCAGTTTCccactgagcacacacagaggcagcCTGACAGGTTGATGCGTGATGACTGGTGCAAAGTGAACCTGTTCAAACATGAGAAGGAATGCTATCCCCCAACAAGCACGTTTCATTATTCATCACATTAATGTGTGTTCCCAAATGGGAACCTTGGCAGTTAATGGGTTAAATAACATACAAACAtaagcgcagagagagagagagagagagagagagagagagagagagagagagagagagagagagagagagagagagagagagagagagagagagagagagagagagagagatacaccacAACAAAGAACAAAGCAAACTttaacaaagaacacacacacacacacacacacacaccctcctccccatcaaggcaaaaggaataaaacaacacaGCAAAGTGGGAATGTGAATATGAAACGACGCTGCAGAGAGGGAGTAATAGGAATAGGAACAGGTGGTTGGGCgggagtgggaaaggaaaggcagaacgTTAGCAGTAGAAGTTTGGAATACCGTGACACAACTGGAAGATGAACCTGGAATGTAGGAATCAAGAGGAATAGGAAGCAATGAAGCTTGTTGAACGGAATGGCGAGACGCAGAGTAAAGTAGGAATGGAGATGTGAGAAAGCTTGGAATACCGTGACCTATACAAGATACATCAGGAATTACTGGAACAATTGGAACTGAACCTGGAATACGAGGAAACGAAACAGACATCAGTAATAATAATTGAAAAGGAAGTGAATAGGTTGGAATAGGAGGAGACTGAAATCCGTGAAatttgcaagatatacattaggaATTAGTTGAAAAATTTGAACATGAACCAGGAATACGAGAATACGAAACACGTTAGTAATAGGTATCAATGAAGCTTGAAGGAATAAATGACTGGAAAGCCGTGAAATatgaaaagtagtagtaatagtagtagtagtagtagtagtagtagtagtagtagtaggaggag includes:
- the LOC126994242 gene encoding uncharacterized protein LOC126994242 gives rise to the protein MPLGSLTVDPCPIRTSLSPVVWSSESPLYRTTVTPRKSRSTAGMWPPLATAPSVPWWAILTELLLLLLLLTLLPWKESPQLSAEQLGASALPAASGRRLSLHHTVCMSARHYIGLHYNLFNLYNLYGLSETSATNA